A single window of Danio rerio strain Tuebingen ecotype United States chromosome 15, GRCz12tu, whole genome shotgun sequence DNA harbors:
- the cux1b gene encoding cut-like homeobox 1b isoform X1, protein MLQLVEDVQRLQASLSALRENTHTQISQLQQQLTMKTTALTQLEEKLQAQADYEEVKKEFSILKSMEFGPRDGSAVQDSSKPLEVLLLEKNRSLQSENASLRIANTELSGRYACLQMEFSTAVQTTSDQKELILKLEQDLSTIQTMSRPDAEGADTSAVMRECVPDPIKEATALFSGMSGSPQADQGQMDSLLSIISSQRERFRSRNQELEVANSSLQQTLQALQSELDSLRADNIKLYEKIKFLQSYPTRAGDSDDTVMRYSSQYEERLDPFSSFSKKERQRRYQSLSPWDKATLSLGRVILSNKTARTIAFFYTLMLHCLVFLVLYKAAWSESIGRDCAAFCAKKYSDHLHRFHEDGDLWQ, encoded by the exons ATGCTTCAGCTGGTGGAGGATGTTCAGAGACTGCAGGCCAGCCTCTCCGCTctcagagaaaacacacacacacagatcagccAGTTACAGCAGCAGCTCACCATGAAGACCACTGCACtcacg caACTAGAGGAAAAGCTGCAGGCGCAGGCAGACTATGAGGAGGTCAAGAAAGAGTTCAG TATCCTGAAGTCGATGGAGTTTGGTCCGCGTGACGGCTCTGCAGTGCAG GATTCTAGTAAACCGCTAGAGGTGTTACTGCTGGAGAAGAACCGCAGCCTGCAGTCTGAGAACGCGTCTCTGCGCATCGCTAACACTGAGCTGAGTG GCCGCTATGCGTGTCTTCAGATGGAGTTTTCCACTGCTGTGCAGACCACCTCAGATCAGAAAGAGCTCATCCTCAAACTGGAACAGGATCTCAGCACCATCCAGACCATGTCACGACCTGATGCTGAG gGTGCAGACACCAGTGCGGTGATGCGTGAGTGCGTCCCTGATCCCATTAAGGAGGCCACAGCACTGTTCTCAG GTATGAGCGGCTCTCCTCAGGCCGATCAGGGTCAGATGGACTCTCTGCTGTCCATCATCTCCAGTCAGAGGGAGAGATTTCGCTCTCGTAACCAGGAGCTGGAGGTG GCGAACAGCTCTCTACAACAGACCCTACAGGCTCTTCAGAGTGAGCTGGACAGTCTGCGGGCCGACAACATCAAGCTCTACGAGAAGATCAAGTTCCTCCAGAGCTATCCTACCAGA gctggAGACAGCGATGATACAGTGATGCGTTACTCGTCTCAGTATGAGGAGAGGCTCGACCCCTTCTCCTCCTTCAGCAAAAAG GAGCGTCAGAGGAGATATCAGAGCCTCAGCCCATGGGACAAGGCCACGCTTAGTCTG GGACGTGTGATCCTCTCCAATAAGACGGCCAGAACCATTGCGTTCTTCTATACGCTGATGCTGCACTGCCTCGTCTTCCTG gtgCTGTATAAAGCCGCCTGGAGTGAGAGTATCGGCCGCGACTGTGCTGCATTTTGTGCAAAGAA GTACTCGGACCATCTGCACCGCTTCCATGAAGACGGAGACTTGTGGCAGTAG